The genomic stretch TCAGCGCCGGCGATCGATCGTGCGGATCGAGCACCGCTTCGATCAGCACGAGTTCGCCCCGCCGCTCGCGCGCCTCGCGCAACGCTTCGGCGAAGGCGCCCGCCGTATCCGCTTTCCAACCACGGTCCGCGCCGAGCAGCTCCGGAAAACGGTGGTAGTCGACGCGCGCGACGTCGTTGTAGGGACCGTCCTGCATCGGTCGTTCGGTGCCGAATCCGGAGTTGTTCAGCACGACCACGACCGGATCCAGCCGGTTGCGCACGAGGGTCGCGAGTTCCATGCCCGTCATCTGAAACGCTCCGTCGCCCACGACGACGAGCGCCCGCGCATCCGGCTTCGCTTTGCCTACGCCGAGCGCCGCCGGGATCGCGAAGCCCATAGAGGTGTAGTAGGCCGGACCGAGAAACTCGGTGCGTTGATGGATGAACAAGTCCGCCGCACCGAAGAGCGCATCGCCGACGTCCGCCACGACGACGGTGCCGCCGTCGAGAAATGCGTTCAATTGCGCGAAGACTTCCGCGACGGTGAGCGCAGCCCCCGGAGAGCCGGGCCGCTTGCTCGGTCGCGCATCCACACGTTGGATACGCGGCAACGTCCGCTTGCGCACCCGAGCCCGCACGAGCGCCGGCACGAAGTCCTCGAAGCGCACGTCGTCGTAACGGTGCAGGCCCACGGAAAGCCGCTCGCTCGTGGCGTAGATCGAGCGCGCGGGATCGAGCCGCGCCGTGAACACGCCGAGGTTGATGTCGGTCATGAACGCGCCGAGCATCACGAGGCAATCGCTTCCCTCGACGTGCCGACGCACCTCGTCGCGCCCCATCGCGCCTTCGTAGACTCCGAGGTAGAACGGATGCTGTTCGCCCACGACCGACTTGCCCAGCAGCGTCGCCGCCACCGGGATCTGTGTGCGCCGCGCGAAGCGCACGACATGCTCCTGCAAATGGAAACGATGCAGCTCCACGTCCGCGAGGATCACCGGTCGCCGCGCGGCGTTGATCCGCGTCACCGCCTCGTTCACCGCCGTCCGCAAGGTACGCGGATCGCTCTCTCCGCGTTCTTCCGCCGGCGCGTGATCCGCCGGACCGCACGCACCCACGAGGTCGCGCGGCAGCTCCAGATACACGGGTCGTTTGAAGCGCAGCGCCGCGCTCAGTACGCGATCGATCTCGCGAAACGCCGTTCGCGCATCGTCGAGCACCGCGGAGGCCACGGTGAGTTGTTCGAACACCTTCTTCTGCGTGTCGAAGTCGCGCACCTTGTGGTGCAGCAACGGATCCCGCGCGCGCTCTCCGATGCCGGGCGAGCCGCTGATCACGACGACCGGAGACTTCTCCGCGTACGCGCCCGCGACCGCGTTCGCCACCTTCAGGCCGCCCACACAGTAGGTGACGCACAACGCGCCGAGGCCGTGCACCCGCGCGTACGCGTCCGCCGCGAAACCCGCGCCTTGTTCATCGCAGGTGTTGACGACCTCGAGCGGACTGCGCTCGAGCATGTCGTAGAAACCGAGCACGTAGTCGCCCGGTATGCCGAAGACGTGGCGCACGCCGAGTGCGTGCAGGCGTCGGATCAGGTACTCGCCGATCGAAAGAGCTGGGGTCATCGCTCGCTTCCTCCTGCGCCGATGCTGGAGATGATCGCTTCGGAGGCAATCGCGACCGAATCGATCGACCGTCGCGACTTGCGCTCGCGCATCGTCCGGAGAGGTTCGAGTATCATCACCTCACGCAAACCCGAGACTCATGCACCACTACGATTTCCAAACCAAGTTCCGCGTCGTCTACGATCGGGCTCTCGGCTCCTACAAGAACGGAGCCGAAGATGCCTCCTCCCTGCTTTCGCCCGAAGACGTCCTCTGGCTGCAGTCGATCGGCGCTCGCGCGCAGGATCTGTTCGACTACGTCGAGGACGCACAGAAGTACGGTGAACCCGACTTCGAGACGGCGCTTCTCGTCGAGGCTGTTCGCCGCGACTACTTCCTGACCATCCAGAAAGGTAGTCCGTCCTCGACCGTCCTCGATCAGGCGTCGATGCCTGCGAAGACCGATGCCGTCCGCGGCATCGAGTGGCTTCCGCGCATCATCCCGAAGGCGTTGGCCAAACTCCGCGGCGAACTGCCGACCTCGCTCATGTACGGCTGCGGCGGCGATCGGAACTTCTTCAAGACGCACGACATCCACCCGGCGGAGTTTCTACGTGTTGTCTGGGCCTACGCCGACGAACACGAGAAGATCGTCGATTGGGTCGTCGCCCGCTCCTCCGCGGCGAAGTAGACGAACGCGTCAACGCCCCTTGCGCGCGCGGCTCTTCCCGCGCGCGTAACTCCCGCGAGTCTTGCCGCGAGCGCTTCCGCCGGCACCCGCCGTCGTGCCACCCGTGCTGCGAAACTCGCCCGACTTGAGCGCTTGGATCTGGTCGCGCAGGAGCGCCGCGCGCTCGAACTCCAGCGCGCCGGCCGCGAGTTGCATCTCGTCTTCGAGTTCGGCGATGACCGCCGCGACGTCTTCATCGCTGCCCGACTCCGCGACCGCCGCGTCGCCTTCTTTGCGCTTCTCGTACTCGGCGTCGTGCAGACTCGCCTGCACACCGCGCTTCACGCTGCGCGGCGTGATGCCGTGCTCGGCGTTGTAGGCCATTTGCTTCTCGCGACGGTAGTTCGTCACCTCGATGGTCTCGCGGATCGAGTCGGTGATGGTGTCGGCGTAGAAGATCACGCGCCCGCGCTCGTGACGCGCCGCGCGGCCCGCGGTCTGGATGAGACTGGTGCGGCTGCGGAGAAAGCCCTCTTTGTCGGCATCGAGCACGGCCACGAGTGCGACCTCGGGCAAGTCGAGCCCTTCGCGCAGGAGGTTGATGCCGATGAGCACGTCGAAGCCGCCGAGACGTAGCCGACGCAGGATCTCGACGCGCTCGATCGCATCGATGTCGGAGTGTAGGTACTCCACGCGGATACCCGCGTCGCGCACGAAGCTGGTGAGGTCTTCGGAGAGACGTTTCGTCAGCGTGGTCACGAGCACGCGTTCACCCGCTTCCACCGCCGCGCGGATCTCGCCGATCAAGTTCTCCACCTGCCCCTTGGTCGGACGCAACGTGATCTCCGGATCGAGCAGGCCGGTGGGTCGGATGACTTGTTCCGCCACGACGGCCGACTGCTCGATCTCGTAAGCGGCGGGCGTGGCCGAGACGAAGAGCGTCTGACCCGCGAGTTGTTTGAACTCGTCCCAATTGAGCGGCCGGTTGTCCAAAGCCGACGGCAGCCGAAACCCGAAGTTGACCAACGTCTCCTTGCGCGACCGATCGCCCGCGTACATGCCGCCGATCTGCGGCACGGTCACGTGGCTCTCGTCGATCATGAGGATGAAGTCCTTCGGGAAGAAATCGATCAGGCAGAATGGTCGATCGCCGCTCTTCCGGCCGGAGAGGTGCCGCGAGTAGTTTTCGATCCCGTTGCAGAACCCCAACTCCTGCATCATCTCGAGGTCGTAGTTGGTGCGCATGGCGATGCGCTGCGCCTCGAGCAGAAAACCCTTCTTCTCGAAGTGATCGATGCGCTCGGCCAGCTCGGCTTTGATCGCGCCGACCGCGGCCTCGAGCTTGTCCTTCGGAGTCACGAACTGGTTCGCTGGATACAATTGGAAACTATCCAAAGGCCGCCCCATCTCCCCGGTGAGCGGATCGAATTCGCGCAGGCTCTCGATCGTGTCGCCCCAGAACTCCACGCGCAGGCCCGTCTCGAGATACGCAGGCATGACGTCGACCACGTCGCCGCGCGCGCGAAACCGTCCGCGCGAGAGCGCGACGTCGTTGCGTTCGTAGAGATTCTCCACGAGCCGCTCGAGAAAGCCGTCGCGCGCGAGCGACATGCCGACGCGCAACGGGATCATCATGGCGAGAAAATCCTCCGGCGAACCGAGGCCGTAGATGCACGAGACGCTCGCCACCACGATCACGTCGCGTCGACTGATGAGCGCGCTCGTCGCCGAGATGCGCAGGCGGTCGATCTCGTCGTTGATCGAAGAGTCCTTCTCGATGAACGTGTCGGTCTGTGGCACGTAGGCCTCGGGCTGGTAGTAGTCGTAGTAACTGACGAAGTACTCGACCGCGTTTTCCGGAAAGAATCCCTTGAACTCCGAGTAGAGCTGCGCCGCCAAGGTCTTGTTGTGCGAGATGATCAACACCGGCCGGTCGCACTGCGCGATGACGTTGGCCATGGTGAACGTCTTGCCCGAGCCCGTCACGCCGAGGAGCGTCTGGCAGCGATTACCCGCGCGCACGGAAGCGACGAGCTTCTCGATCGCCTGCGGTTGATCGCCGGTGGGTTGGTAGTCGGCTGCGAGCTTGAAGAGCATGCTGCGTCGTTTCGGGGCGAGCCGGTTCAGTTGCCGGGGTCGTCGCTGTCGGCGTTGAACGTATGCTCGTCGAGCTGGCCCTCGCTCTTCGCCACGATACAACTCACGACGAGATCGCCCGTCACGTTCACCGCCGTGCGCACCATGTCGAGCAACCGATCGACGCCGACGATCAATCCGATGCCCGCCTCCGGTAGGCCCACCTGTTTCAACACCATCGCGAGCATGATCAAGCCCACCCCGGGCACTCCGGCCGTGCCTATCGAAGCGAGCGTCGCCGTGACCACGACCATGCCGAGGTCCGTCACCGAAAGTTGGATACCGTAGGCGCCGGCGATGAAGACGGTGGCCACGCCCTGCATGATGGCGGTGCCGTCCATGTTGACCGTCGCACCGAGTGGGATGGTGAAGGAGGCGACCGAGTTGTCGATGCCCATGCGGCGCTCGGCGGTCTCCAGCGAGACGGGAAGCGTGGCGTTGCTGCTCGCGGTCGAGAACGCGAACGCGTGCACCGTGCGGACGTTGCGGAGAAACCGCACGGGGTTGAGCCGCGCCAGCAGTGCGAGCAGCCCCGGATACGTGACGAAGCCGTGGAAGAGGAGCACGACGAGCACGAGCACGAAGTACTTCGCCAGCGGCGCGATCGCACCGAAGCCCTCGCGCGCGAAGGTCCGCGCGAGCAGCGCGAACACGCCGTAGGGTGCGAGCATCATGACGATCGTCACGATCTTCATGACGACTTCGTTCAGATCGCGAAAGAGCCCGAGCACGCGCTTGCCCGGATC from Opitutales bacterium ASA1 encodes the following:
- the uvrB gene encoding excinuclease ABC subunit UvrB is translated as MLFKLAADYQPTGDQPQAIEKLVASVRAGNRCQTLLGVTGSGKTFTMANVIAQCDRPVLIISHNKTLAAQLYSEFKGFFPENAVEYFVSYYDYYQPEAYVPQTDTFIEKDSSINDEIDRLRISATSALISRRDVIVVASVSCIYGLGSPEDFLAMMIPLRVGMSLARDGFLERLVENLYERNDVALSRGRFRARGDVVDVMPAYLETGLRVEFWGDTIESLREFDPLTGEMGRPLDSFQLYPANQFVTPKDKLEAAVGAIKAELAERIDHFEKKGFLLEAQRIAMRTNYDLEMMQELGFCNGIENYSRHLSGRKSGDRPFCLIDFFPKDFILMIDESHVTVPQIGGMYAGDRSRKETLVNFGFRLPSALDNRPLNWDEFKQLAGQTLFVSATPAAYEIEQSAVVAEQVIRPTGLLDPEITLRPTKGQVENLIGEIRAAVEAGERVLVTTLTKRLSEDLTSFVRDAGIRVEYLHSDIDAIERVEILRRLRLGGFDVLIGINLLREGLDLPEVALVAVLDADKEGFLRSRTSLIQTAGRAARHERGRVIFYADTITDSIRETIEVTNYRREKQMAYNAEHGITPRSVKRGVQASLHDAEYEKRKEGDAAVAESGSDEDVAAVIAELEDEMQLAAGALEFERAALLRDQIQALKSGEFRSTGGTTAGAGGSARGKTRGSYARGKSRARKGR
- a CDS encoding thiamine pyrophosphate-binding protein — protein: MTPALSIGEYLIRRLHALGVRHVFGIPGDYVLGFYDMLERSPLEVVNTCDEQGAGFAADAYARVHGLGALCVTYCVGGLKVANAVAGAYAEKSPVVVISGSPGIGERARDPLLHHKVRDFDTQKKVFEQLTVASAVLDDARTAFREIDRVLSAALRFKRPVYLELPRDLVGACGPADHAPAEERGESDPRTLRTAVNEAVTRINAARRPVILADVELHRFHLQEHVVRFARRTQIPVAATLLGKSVVGEQHPFYLGVYEGAMGRDEVRRHVEGSDCLVMLGAFMTDINLGVFTARLDPARSIYATSERLSVGLHRYDDVRFEDFVPALVRARVRKRTLPRIQRVDARPSKRPGSPGAALTVAEVFAQLNAFLDGGTVVVADVGDALFGAADLFIHQRTEFLGPAYYTSMGFAIPAALGVGKAKPDARALVVVGDGAFQMTGMELATLVRNRLDPVVVVLNNSGFGTERPMQDGPYNDVARVDYHRFPELLGADRGWKADTAGAFAEALREARERRGELVLIEAVLDPHDRSPALTRLTKRLAERIR
- a CDS encoding dicarboxylate/amino acid:cation symporter translates to MSFDRNKLTLHIVVGMVAGLIVGGVLNLIGNEGWIAVVFTDGIFHVVGQAFLRSLQLLVVPLVFVSLVCGSAALDDVRKVGRIGLKTVGLYMITTAIAVSFALGAALVVQPGSGFDLPTDVEFRASEAPPLTAIIIDLFPSNPIQAMASGNMLQVIVFSILVGLALVLSGDPGKRVLGLFRDLNEVVMKIVTIVMMLAPYGVFALLARTFAREGFGAIAPLAKYFVLVLVVLLFHGFVTYPGLLALLARLNPVRFLRNVRTVHAFAFSTASSNATLPVSLETAERRMGIDNSVASFTIPLGATVNMDGTAIMQGVATVFIAGAYGIQLSVTDLGMVVVTATLASIGTAGVPGVGLIMLAMVLKQVGLPEAGIGLIVGVDRLLDMVRTAVNVTGDLVVSCIVAKSEGQLDEHTFNADSDDPGN